A window from Schistosoma haematobium chromosome 1, whole genome shotgun sequence encodes these proteins:
- a CDS encoding hypothetical protein (EggNog:ENOG410WGR4): MSSPPNHTNPPHMMDAVTIKEFDVFVLLKKFDIDRSMAPDEIHPSLSVSQVRLSKDWKNAVVSLVFKRDCSEEVTYLDENLILSEKQHGFRTGYLCLTNLLVTRKIWCALKDENGVGENLLLLIRDFLVGLQHRVRLDSKLSSWKTVLVRVFQSTVLGLVLFLLCLWRAIKSKGDNLLFLTDLEKLSEWSQIWQLTATKLIPGIEKLLYNVPSVKLNLLSLSRRRTRGKLNDLRALIGRDGTGMYNGRGSPHRYHWNPCSPSPNRDPLYRGRFNSHSRSPITSTPPFGSGRFPRCPQDSLVCWSPPVGCPSYYVDSPPARYGSPNFNQPSYHRTFDSPANSYASHSPFMSNCNPSMNIHSGSISSSSLISTQDDSSWKYGTSQHNSSAFDISSRSPRNSNRKFNENNRPFKNWIASSLSDPWEGMKLVRTPHSGYLVDKPPAQRHTVLFAPHERRRRLEVDDDEAVTISPTKQLQRVCSN, from the exons ATGTCCTCTCCCCCAAATCATACAAACCCTCCACACATGATGGACGCAGTGACCATTAAAGAATTCGATGTCTTTGTTCTGCTAAAGAAGTTTGATATAGACAGATCCATGGCACCCGATGAAATACATCCTAG TCTATCCGTATCCCAGGTTCGATTGtcaaaagactggaagaacgcTGTAGTAAGTCTTGTCTTCAAAAGAG aTTGTTCGGAAGAAGTTACGTATCTCGACGAAAACTTAATTCTTTCTGAAAAGCAGCACGGCTTTAGAACAGGTTATTTGTGTCTTACTAATTTATTAGTAACCCGTAAAATCTGGTGCGCTCTTAAAGACGAAAA CGGGGTTGGAGAgaatttattgttattgataAGAGACTTCCTAGTTGGACTCCAACACAGAGTACGATTGGACTCCAAGTTGTCTAGCTGGAAAACTGTGCTTGTCAGAGTATTTCAGAGTACAGTTTTGGGGCTAGTGTTGTTTCTCTTGTGT TTATGGAGAGCAATAAAAAGTAAAGGTGATAATTTGTTGTTTCTAACTGACctggagaaattatctgaatggtctcaaattTGGCAGTT AActgcaactaagctgattcccggtaTAGAAAAGCTCCTATATAATGTTCCATCAGTTAAACTAAACTTATTATCATTGTCACGTAGAAGAACCAGAGGAAAGCTAAATGATTTACGCGCCCTCATTGGCCGTGACGGTACAGGCATGTACAACGGCAGAGGTTCTCCGCATAGATATCACTGGAACCCCTGCAGTCCTAGCCCAAATAGGGATCCTTTATACAGGGGAAGGTTTAACAGTCACTCTAG ATCACCAATCACTTCAACACCTCCATTTGGCAGCGGGAGATTTCCTCGATGTCCACAAGACTCTTTAGTTTGTTGGAGTCCACCCGTAGGTTGTCCATCTTATTATGTTGACAGTCCCCCCGCACGTTATGGTTCGCCGAATTTCAACCAACCATCTTATCACCGAACCTTTGATTCTCCCGCGAACTCATATGCCTCACACTCACCATTTATGTCTAACTGCAATCCATCTATGAATATCCACTCTGGTTCAATTTCTAGTAGTTCTTTGATATCGACTCAAGACGACTCGAGTTGGAAGTATGGCACTTCTCAGCATAATTCTTCAGCATTTGATATTAGTTCAAGATCACCACGAAATAGTAACAGAAAATTCAATGAGAATAACCGTCCATTCAAGAATTGGATTGCATCCAGTTTATCAGACCCTTGGGAAGGAATGAAACTAGTTCGTACACCACATTCCGGTTATTTAGTTGATAAGCCGCCTGCACAAAGACATACTGTTTTGTTTGCTCCTCACGAACGTCGGAGAAGGTTAGAGGTAGATGATGATGAGGCAGTGACGATTAGTCCGACAAAGCAACTTCAAAGAGTTTGTTCTAATTAG